ACTTCGTATGGACGTTTTGGGAAAGATGATTAAAGCAGCCAGACAAGAAAGAAATTTGACACAAGAAGAACTCGGACGACTTGTAGGAGTTCTGAAAGCCCAAATTTCAAAACTTAAAAGCAGTGCTAACAGTGCGAAAATTGACACTATTATTAGAGTGTTCAGGGCTTTGAAAGCAGAAATCAACTTTAACGTAAAACTTGAAATCAACTTTGTCAAACTCGCTTGACAGAAAAGACAACCGAACCCCCAACACGGGTAACTATTTCACAACTACTCAAAAACCAATAAATACCCGATTTTAAAAAAAAAGTTGCCTTCAAATTAAAGGATTTTGTTGATTTGTTATTAACCCGATTTCGACAAATCAAGATGTTCAACTAAAGCATCAATCAACCGCACACGGTTATCAGCTATGAAGCTGCTCTCAAACAGATTATTTGCATCTGCCGGTGGGGTGTTGCTTGTAAGTATGCCATAGCTTAAAATATTATTGTACTTTTGTTACCGGTTATTCACAGGCTGCCGTTAGCAATAAGTATTACAAAGTGGTGGAAACCGCAGACAACTTGGT
This is a stretch of genomic DNA from Sphingobacteriales bacterium. It encodes these proteins:
- a CDS encoding helix-turn-helix transcriptional regulator, producing MATKELKTYTLAEMKDKYIGKVGAQERDEYEYELRMDVLGKMIKAARQERNLTQEELGRLVGVLKAQISKLKSSANSAKIDTIIRVFRALKAEINFNVKLEINFVKLA